In Amycolatopsis sp. EV170708-02-1, the following are encoded in one genomic region:
- a CDS encoding DUF3817 domain-containing protein: protein MTTRTDDAAPARPVSLGGPLIRFRVAAYATGVALLGLVVEMLLQYVFRVELPQFVKMIPMVHGGLYLIYLLLAVDLAIKARWSMKGTLLVLIAGCIPFFSFVMERKVTHKVQAGAKL from the coding sequence ATGACCACCCGAACTGACGACGCCGCCCCGGCCCGCCCGGTCTCGCTGGGCGGACCGCTGATCCGGTTCCGCGTCGCGGCGTACGCCACCGGTGTGGCCCTCCTCGGGCTGGTCGTCGAGATGCTGCTGCAGTACGTCTTCCGGGTGGAGCTTCCCCAGTTCGTGAAGATGATCCCCATGGTCCACGGCGGGCTCTACCTGATCTACCTGCTGCTCGCGGTCGACCTCGCGATCAAGGCCCGCTGGTCGATGAAGGGCACCCTGCTCGTGCTGATCGCGGGCTGCATCCCGTTCTTCTCGTTCGTGATGGAGCGCAAGGTCACGCACAAGGTCCAGGCGGGCGCGAAGCTCTAA
- a CDS encoding lytic transglycosylase domain-containing protein has product MRTTPENDELVDDPATPAPPRRGVGAAVLGRLVIVLAVLGLAGGGIWLVTKASAPVASPTTMEIPALQVKAADVKPGSVAPVNATLAGGATQQTSPQQAQPKPGKDPLTAWTERAAQATGIPARALLAYGHAELAMRQMQPNCKISWATLAGIGRIESNHGQYGGAVLGQDGRPSKPIIGVPLDGSPGVKAIGDTDGGQFDGDAAVDRAVGPMQFIPSTWRRYAADGNRDGVGDPQQIDDATLAAARYLCVNNRDMSAASGWWQGILSYNNSTEYAQKVFGLADGYAKSVAAAS; this is encoded by the coding sequence GTGCGCACCACCCCGGAAAACGACGAGCTCGTCGACGACCCGGCCACGCCCGCTCCGCCACGCCGCGGGGTGGGCGCCGCCGTACTCGGCAGGCTGGTGATCGTGCTGGCCGTGCTCGGCCTCGCCGGGGGCGGGATCTGGCTGGTGACCAAGGCGTCCGCCCCGGTCGCGAGCCCCACGACGATGGAGATCCCCGCCCTGCAGGTCAAGGCGGCGGACGTCAAACCCGGTTCGGTCGCCCCGGTCAACGCCACCCTCGCGGGTGGCGCCACCCAGCAGACCTCGCCCCAGCAGGCGCAGCCGAAACCCGGCAAGGACCCCCTGACCGCCTGGACCGAGCGGGCGGCCCAGGCCACCGGCATCCCGGCCAGGGCGCTGCTCGCCTACGGCCACGCCGAACTGGCGATGCGCCAGATGCAGCCGAACTGCAAGATCTCGTGGGCGACCCTGGCGGGCATCGGCCGGATCGAGTCGAACCACGGCCAGTACGGCGGCGCCGTCCTCGGCCAGGACGGACGGCCGTCGAAGCCCATCATCGGCGTACCGCTCGACGGATCGCCCGGGGTGAAGGCCATCGGCGACACCGACGGCGGTCAGTTCGACGGCGACGCGGCCGTCGACCGCGCGGTCGGCCCGATGCAGTTCATCCCCAGCACCTGGCGCCGGTACGCCGCCGACGGCAACCGCGACGGCGTCGGCGACCCGCAGCAGATCGACGACGCGACGCTGGCGGCGGCGCGCTATCTGTGCGTGAACAACCGCGACATGTCGGCCGCCTCCGGGTGGTGGCAGGGGATCCTGTCGTACAACAACTCGACCGAGTACGCGCAGAAGGTCTTCGGGCTGGCGGACGGATACGCGAAGTCCGTCGCCGCCGCCTCGTGA
- a CDS encoding helix-turn-helix transcriptional regulator — protein MTGDPGVDALIRQWAAEREQTPEEQEADRIASAWLADVPRQAPGIPGQRQQSGQARWAPVEAADPGYLDAMSRRLPEVPQDLLVAAAGWWQMVGDVAEAEAWWDAGISPLDQRALDYRAAGLAPSDLSRRLGPMTVLQHLRRGSAPAWCVARLARQQKSA, from the coding sequence ATGACCGGAGATCCCGGAGTCGATGCGTTGATCCGGCAGTGGGCGGCCGAGCGTGAGCAGACCCCCGAGGAGCAGGAGGCCGACCGCATCGCGTCGGCGTGGCTGGCCGACGTGCCCAGGCAGGCTCCCGGAATCCCCGGCCAGCGTCAGCAGTCCGGCCAGGCGCGCTGGGCGCCGGTCGAGGCCGCCGACCCCGGCTACCTCGACGCCATGAGCCGTCGTCTCCCGGAGGTCCCGCAGGACCTGCTCGTCGCGGCCGCCGGCTGGTGGCAGATGGTGGGCGACGTCGCCGAGGCCGAAGCCTGGTGGGACGCCGGGATCAGCCCGCTCGACCAGCGCGCGCTCGACTACCGCGCGGCCGGGCTCGCCCCGTCCGACCTGAGCCGTCGCCTCGGCCCGATGACCGTTTTGCAGCACCTTCGCCGCGGCAGCGCCCCGGCCTGGTGCGTGGCGCGGCTGGCGAGGCAGCAGAAGTCCGCCTGA
- a CDS encoding crotonase/enoyl-CoA hydratase family protein, with amino-acid sequence MSENVLVHREGPVTTITLNRPASRNAVDGPTAAALADAFRAFDTDGEAAVAVLTGSGDAFCAGADLKAVGTDRTNSLSPAGDGPMGPTRMALSKPVIAAVHGHAVAGGLELALWCDLRVADTTAVFGVFCRRWGVPLIDGGTVRLPRLIGHSRAMDLILTGRPVDADEALAIGLANRVVPDGEALAAAQALARELAAFPQACLRADRKSAYGQYGLTEDEAMRAEFSNALIGGGLAEEAVAGAGRFSDGAGRHGSFDGPRP; translated from the coding sequence ATGAGCGAAAACGTTCTCGTCCACCGGGAAGGGCCGGTGACGACGATCACGCTGAACCGCCCCGCGTCCCGCAACGCCGTGGACGGGCCGACCGCGGCCGCGCTGGCGGACGCGTTCCGCGCGTTCGACACGGACGGGGAAGCCGCGGTCGCCGTCCTCACCGGTTCGGGTGACGCCTTCTGTGCCGGAGCCGATCTGAAGGCCGTCGGCACCGACCGCACCAACTCCCTCAGCCCCGCAGGTGACGGGCCGATGGGCCCGACGCGCATGGCCCTGTCGAAGCCGGTGATCGCCGCGGTCCACGGGCACGCCGTCGCGGGCGGGCTGGAGCTGGCGCTGTGGTGCGACCTGCGGGTCGCCGACACCACGGCCGTCTTCGGCGTGTTCTGCCGCCGCTGGGGCGTGCCGCTCATCGACGGCGGCACGGTGCGCCTCCCCCGGCTGATCGGCCACTCGCGGGCGATGGACCTGATCCTCACCGGCAGGCCGGTCGACGCCGACGAGGCGCTCGCCATCGGGCTTGCGAACCGGGTCGTGCCGGACGGCGAGGCGCTGGCGGCCGCGCAAGCGCTGGCACGCGAACTGGCCGCGTTCCCCCAGGCGTGCCTGCGCGCGGATCGCAAGTCCGCGTACGGCCAGTACGGGCTCACCGAAGACGAGGCGATGCGGGCGGAGTTCTCGAACGCGCTGATCGGCGGCGGGCTCGCCGAGGAGGCCGTCGCGGGCGCCGGCCGGTTCAGTGACGGCGCGGGGCGTCACGGCAGCTTCGACGGCCCGCGCCCCTAG
- a CDS encoding GNAT family N-acetyltransferase — translation MTETGVALRPVSEEDLPMLEALTNDPRAAGPFEWHGWHDPHFLRRRWSESGMLAADNGMLMIDLGGQRLGFVSWHKTRTGSTSYCWNAGLVLIPEARGHGYGTEAQRLLVRYLFAHTQMNRVEASTEAGNVAEQRSLAKAGFTREGVLRGYGFRDGAWRDHVLYAVLRSDLDVG, via the coding sequence ATGACCGAAACCGGAGTCGCGCTCAGACCGGTGTCCGAAGAAGACCTGCCGATGCTCGAAGCGCTCACGAACGACCCGCGGGCGGCGGGCCCGTTCGAGTGGCACGGCTGGCACGATCCGCATTTCCTGCGCCGCCGCTGGTCCGAGTCCGGCATGCTCGCGGCGGACAACGGGATGCTGATGATCGATCTCGGCGGGCAGCGGCTCGGTTTCGTCTCGTGGCACAAGACCAGGACCGGCTCGACGTCGTACTGCTGGAACGCCGGGCTCGTGCTCATCCCCGAGGCGCGCGGCCACGGCTACGGGACCGAAGCTCAGCGGCTGCTGGTCCGCTACCTCTTCGCGCATACGCAGATGAACCGGGTCGAAGCGTCGACGGAGGCCGGCAACGTCGCCGAGCAGCGCTCCCTGGCGAAGGCGGGCTTCACCAGGGAGGGCGTGCTGCGCGGCTACGGGTTCCGGGACGGGGCCTGGCGCGACCACGTCCTCTATGCGGTGCTGCGGTCCGATCTCGACGTGGGCTGA
- a CDS encoding CaiB/BaiF CoA-transferase family protein, giving the protein MAKKAGPLSGLKVVELAGLAPAPFACTILADLGAEVVRIDRATPGNDVIGFPNDPLARGRRSIGINTKTPEGVELVLKLADDADVLIEGFRPGVAERMGIGPEQVHARNPRLVYGRMTGYGQDGPLATVAGHDINYIGISGALEPIGHAGQRPVVPLNLVGDFGGGGLLLAMGVLAALFERQTSGKGQVVDASMVDGAALLTTSLHGLLDSGLWSGGRGENMLDGGAPFYDTYETADGKYVAIGAIEMRFWGDLVKVLGLDPEETPVHVDKNEWPKLRKIVAEAVAKHTRDELVAKAEGTDACLTAVLSPKEAPSHPHNVARKTFVDVGGMMQPAPAPRFDRTPAETPEPPRPKGGDTAEVLAELGVDADGIERLRAAGTIA; this is encoded by the coding sequence GTGGCGAAAAAGGCCGGCCCGCTCAGCGGGCTCAAGGTCGTCGAACTGGCCGGGCTCGCCCCGGCGCCGTTCGCCTGCACGATCCTCGCCGATCTCGGCGCGGAGGTCGTCCGGATCGACCGGGCGACACCCGGCAACGACGTCATCGGGTTCCCGAACGATCCGCTCGCGCGCGGCAGGCGGTCGATCGGGATCAACACCAAGACCCCCGAGGGGGTCGAACTGGTGCTGAAACTCGCCGACGACGCCGACGTGCTCATCGAGGGATTCCGTCCCGGCGTCGCCGAGCGGATGGGCATCGGGCCGGAGCAGGTCCACGCCCGCAATCCGCGGCTGGTCTACGGGCGGATGACCGGCTACGGCCAGGACGGCCCGCTCGCGACCGTCGCCGGGCACGACATCAACTACATCGGCATCTCCGGTGCGCTCGAACCCATCGGGCACGCCGGGCAGCGGCCGGTGGTACCGCTCAACCTCGTCGGTGACTTCGGCGGCGGTGGCCTCCTGCTCGCGATGGGTGTGCTGGCGGCGCTGTTCGAACGCCAGACCTCCGGCAAGGGACAGGTGGTCGACGCGTCCATGGTGGACGGTGCGGCGCTGCTGACCACCAGCCTGCACGGGCTGCTGGACTCCGGGCTGTGGTCCGGCGGGCGCGGCGAGAACATGCTCGACGGCGGCGCGCCGTTCTACGACACCTACGAGACCGCCGACGGCAAGTACGTCGCCATCGGCGCGATCGAGATGCGGTTCTGGGGCGATCTGGTGAAGGTGCTCGGGCTCGACCCCGAGGAGACCCCGGTCCACGTCGACAAGAACGAGTGGCCGAAGCTGCGCAAGATCGTCGCCGAAGCCGTCGCGAAGCACACTCGCGACGAACTCGTGGCGAAGGCCGAGGGCACCGACGCGTGCCTGACGGCGGTGCTCTCCCCGAAGGAGGCGCCGTCGCATCCGCACAACGTCGCGCGCAAAACCTTCGTCGACGTCGGCGGCATGATGCAGCCCGCGCCCGCGCCGAGGTTCGACCGCACGCCGGCCGAGACGCCGGAACCGCCGCGCCCCAAGGGCGGCGACACCGCCGAGGTCCTCGCCGAACTCGGCGTGGACGCCGACGGGATCGAACGGCTCAGGGCCGCGGGCACCATCGCGTGA
- a CDS encoding acyl-CoA dehydrogenase family protein produces MPLQIQKSSWSTTELEDLRDLARTFCQKELVPNQERWAAEKKVDRELWTKAGEVGLLALSIPEEYGGGGGTFAHEAVLYEEQARSGDSAWGVTVHNGIVAHYILEYANEEQKKAWLPKFASGEMVGAVAMTEPGTGSDLQSIKTRAVRDGDHYVINGAKTFITNGFHADLVVVAVKTDPDAGAQGVSLIAVETDTPGFSRGRVLDKIGLKGQDTAELNFDDVRVPAANLLGAQEGLGFIQLMQQLPQERLIIAVTAVAGMEAAIDQTIAYTKDRQAFGRPVYNFQNTKFKLAEAATEAAVSRAFLDQCIERHLRKELDVQGAAMAKLWTTERVNKVVDDCLQLFGGYGYMTEYPIARAWADIRISRIFGGTSEIMKEIISRTL; encoded by the coding sequence GTGCCCTTGCAGATCCAGAAGAGTTCGTGGAGCACGACGGAGCTCGAAGACCTCCGGGACCTCGCCCGGACCTTCTGCCAGAAGGAACTCGTGCCGAACCAGGAGCGCTGGGCGGCCGAGAAGAAGGTCGACCGCGAGCTGTGGACGAAGGCGGGCGAGGTCGGCCTGCTGGCACTGTCCATCCCGGAGGAGTACGGCGGTGGCGGCGGCACGTTCGCCCACGAGGCCGTGCTCTACGAGGAGCAGGCCCGGTCCGGAGACAGCGCATGGGGCGTCACCGTCCACAATGGAATCGTCGCGCACTACATCCTGGAGTACGCGAACGAAGAACAGAAGAAGGCGTGGCTGCCGAAGTTCGCCTCCGGCGAGATGGTCGGCGCGGTCGCGATGACCGAACCCGGCACGGGCTCGGACCTGCAGAGCATCAAGACCCGCGCGGTGCGCGACGGCGACCACTACGTGATCAACGGCGCGAAGACGTTCATCACCAACGGTTTCCACGCCGACCTCGTCGTCGTCGCGGTGAAGACCGACCCGGACGCCGGCGCGCAGGGTGTCTCGCTGATCGCCGTCGAGACCGACACCCCGGGCTTCAGCCGTGGCCGCGTCCTCGACAAGATCGGCCTCAAGGGCCAGGACACCGCGGAGCTGAACTTCGACGACGTCCGCGTCCCGGCCGCCAACCTCCTCGGCGCGCAGGAAGGGCTCGGCTTCATCCAGCTCATGCAGCAGCTGCCGCAGGAACGGCTGATCATCGCGGTCACCGCGGTCGCCGGGATGGAGGCCGCGATCGACCAGACCATCGCCTACACCAAGGACCGCCAGGCCTTCGGCCGCCCGGTCTACAACTTCCAGAACACCAAGTTCAAGCTCGCCGAGGCCGCGACCGAGGCCGCGGTGTCGCGCGCCTTCCTCGACCAGTGCATCGAACGGCATCTGCGCAAGGAACTCGACGTGCAGGGCGCGGCGATGGCGAAGCTGTGGACCACCGAACGGGTCAACAAGGTCGTCGACGACTGCCTGCAGCTCTTCGGCGGCTACGGCTACATGACCGAGTACCCGATCGCGCGGGCGTGGGCCGACATCCGGATCTCCCGGATCTTCGGCGGCACCAGCGAGATCATGAAGGAAATCATCTCCCGCACGCTGTAG
- a CDS encoding TetR/AcrR family transcriptional regulator codes for MSVLGRTHRTQAERREQTRAALLDATIDCLVDLGYARTSVQEICARAGVSKGAVQHHFSAKAELMAAAVEHLTEKLRGRLATSISALPGGASGVAAAIDLLWEGYSGTLSTAATELWVAARTDPELREAIRPVDRALGRSTLEHVTAVAGDLPKERAEILFWLTVNLTRGLALDAELGGDPQRRRQLLDEWKRVAVVLYEDGSV; via the coding sequence GTGAGTGTGCTCGGCAGGACCCACCGCACCCAGGCCGAGCGACGGGAGCAGACCCGCGCCGCCCTGCTCGACGCGACCATCGACTGCCTCGTCGACCTCGGCTACGCGCGCACCTCGGTGCAGGAGATCTGTGCCCGCGCGGGTGTCTCGAAGGGCGCCGTGCAGCATCACTTCTCCGCGAAGGCCGAACTGATGGCCGCGGCGGTCGAACATCTGACGGAGAAGCTGCGCGGACGCCTGGCGACGTCGATCTCGGCGCTTCCCGGTGGCGCCTCCGGTGTCGCGGCGGCGATCGACCTGCTCTGGGAGGGCTACTCGGGCACGCTGTCCACGGCAGCGACGGAACTGTGGGTCGCGGCGCGCACCGACCCCGAACTCCGCGAGGCGATCCGCCCGGTCGACCGGGCGCTGGGCCGCTCGACGCTGGAGCATGTCACCGCGGTCGCCGGTGACCTCCCGAAGGAACGCGCGGAAATCCTCTTCTGGCTGACCGTGAACCTCACCCGCGGCCTGGCGCTGGACGCCGAACTCGGCGGCGATCCCCAGCGGCGGCGGCAATTGCTCGACGAATGGAAACGCGTCGCGGTCGTGTTGTACGAGGACGGCTCCGTGTAG
- a CDS encoding succinic semialdehyde dehydrogenase — protein sequence MTSTTPASAGHHTEGPATIGDVPGAPAAARAERLVRRVVGGADSAPVQMRAPFTGQPIATLPQATDADVRAVFDQAREAQRAWAERPVEDRQRILIRLHDLVLKRQEEALDLVQIEAGKARMDAFDEVSATALVAAYYGKHSAKILSPRRAAGLIPVLTKVGEVRHPKGVVGIISPWNYPLALTAMDVLPALAAGNTVVQKPDNQTALSALWLQEVAEEAGLPAGVWQIVLGRGSRIGDALVEESDYLCFTGSTPTGKGLAAKVAERLTSYSLELGGKNPMIVLPDADIAKTATGAVTACFSSAGQLCVSVERIYVHESIREEFTRAFVAKTAALRLGGALDYQARMGSLTSESQLATVSAHVEDARSKGAKVLTGGKARPDLGPLFYEPTVLTDVTEDVKLFAEETFGPVVSIYGYTDVTDAIERANDTKFGLNASVWSRNGRAGWEVAARLKAGTVNVNEGFAATFGTVGLPMGGMKESGVGRRNGAEGLLKYTEAQAIAVQRGMPLRPGKGIPPKLWARGLSAGLKALRRLPRR from the coding sequence ATGACGAGCACGACACCGGCGAGCGCGGGCCACCACACCGAAGGACCGGCCACCATCGGCGACGTCCCCGGCGCCCCGGCCGCGGCCAGGGCGGAACGGCTCGTGCGGCGGGTCGTGGGCGGCGCGGATTCCGCACCGGTCCAGATGCGCGCGCCCTTCACCGGGCAGCCGATCGCGACGCTGCCCCAGGCCACCGACGCCGACGTCCGTGCCGTGTTCGACCAGGCCAGGGAGGCTCAGCGCGCGTGGGCCGAACGGCCGGTCGAAGACCGCCAGCGCATCCTGATCCGCTTGCACGACCTGGTCCTGAAGCGCCAGGAAGAAGCGCTCGACCTCGTGCAGATCGAGGCGGGCAAAGCACGGATGGACGCCTTCGACGAGGTCAGCGCCACCGCGCTCGTCGCCGCCTACTACGGCAAGCACAGCGCGAAGATCCTCTCCCCGCGTCGCGCCGCCGGGCTGATCCCGGTGCTGACGAAGGTCGGCGAGGTCCGGCACCCGAAGGGCGTCGTCGGGATCATCTCGCCGTGGAACTACCCTCTCGCGCTGACCGCGATGGACGTCCTCCCCGCGCTCGCGGCGGGCAACACCGTCGTGCAGAAACCGGACAACCAGACCGCGCTTTCGGCGCTGTGGCTGCAGGAGGTCGCCGAGGAGGCCGGGCTGCCCGCCGGGGTCTGGCAGATCGTGCTCGGCCGGGGCTCGCGGATCGGCGACGCCCTGGTCGAGGAATCGGACTACCTGTGCTTCACCGGATCCACGCCCACGGGTAAGGGGCTCGCCGCGAAGGTGGCGGAGCGGCTGACGAGCTACTCGCTGGAACTCGGCGGCAAGAACCCGATGATCGTGCTGCCCGACGCGGATATCGCCAAGACCGCCACGGGCGCGGTGACCGCGTGTTTCTCGTCCGCGGGGCAACTGTGCGTCTCGGTCGAGCGCATCTACGTCCACGAGTCGATCCGCGAAGAGTTCACCCGTGCCTTCGTCGCCAAGACCGCCGCGCTGCGGCTCGGCGGCGCGCTGGATTACCAGGCGCGGATGGGATCCCTGACTTCCGAGTCCCAGCTCGCGACGGTGTCGGCGCACGTCGAGGACGCCCGGTCCAAGGGCGCGAAGGTGCTCACCGGCGGCAAGGCCAGGCCCGACCTCGGCCCGCTGTTCTACGAGCCGACCGTGCTCACCGACGTCACCGAGGACGTCAAGCTGTTCGCCGAAGAGACCTTCGGGCCGGTCGTGTCGATCTACGGCTACACCGACGTCACCGACGCGATCGAGCGCGCCAACGACACGAAGTTCGGGCTGAACGCGAGCGTGTGGTCGCGTAACGGCCGGGCGGGCTGGGAGGTCGCGGCGCGGCTGAAGGCGGGGACCGTCAACGTCAACGAAGGCTTCGCGGCGACCTTCGGGACCGTCGGGCTGCCGATGGGCGGAATGAAGGAGTCCGGTGTCGGACGGCGCAACGGCGCCGAAGGACTGCTCAAGTACACCGAGGCCCAGGCGATCGCGGTGCAGCGCGGGATGCCGCTGCGGCCCGGTAAGGGAATCCCGCCGAAGCTGTGGGCGCGAGGCCTGAGCGCGGGCCTGAAGGCCCTCCGCCGCCTCCCGCGCCGCTGA
- a CDS encoding helix-turn-helix transcriptional regulator, with product MHLVPRLGSGIPIVARTQEMRQLRAAFARAERAEAGAVLLSGDAGVGKTRLLTALGEYAAGAGALVLTGRCIDVHEGGLPYLPFAEALAPLATTSDPAVTAALRARPALGRLLPQMQQAEDYPAIEDGQLTASERMSTQRLGPEQDLGQLQLFDAVLGVLTVIAQRRPVVILLEDLHWADGSTRNLLSFLLTRLRTQRLLVVASYREEDVHRRHPLRALLSEVVRLGAVERVEVKPFGAEDARAFVEALADEPIGQDMIADIVARSEGNPFFVEELLASAKDCRELPAGLAEVLLARVEQLSQITRRVLRVVSVAKDAVAHAALAEISGLDELELDEALREAVQHHVLVIENGFYTFRHALLQEAVYGDLLPGERVRMHAAYAARIRNRTQGRGQDARLAHHSLESKDFVTALAALLRAMDEAEKLGAPGSALRHVEQALSIWDAVPAADRPSDVDELRLLHEASYFASTSGEPERAVAYSRSATEALGPDTGNERAAKVWRRHAEALLSVDGTIDEVVEAIDKAWELVEHTEASAARAWVLATRAGILRLIDRHDEALQCALAAVADARAVGAGGAEAAALVSLGTLADSAGDVEQARERLREAERKARDSGALNGELRALHFLGLSYDDRAEIRSALKYYAKGIQRAKETGLTWSSFGIELRTKHLTLRYVSGDWPEDDDAGRAGRGVSSVVAGRFLGIWAQFVVGRGRFADADKILPSLRQHWSADYSIALASADAAIQLASWRRDHAGAVRQAQELIDWLEEVEPAVLGGIRISVHGLTAAVAQAAEARVRGDLATAEAAVEAGEKLLAHGRHCAEHGIPRSVSLGPEALAWLARLEALGACLRGAGDPALWAKAVEAFGYGAVYEQAMCRLQHAKSLLASDGDTALAASELLAAHEVADRLGACPLREAVRELSHRARVELPGEALPPRRDVVDPLTDRERDVLERVALGRTNRQVGEELYISEKTVSVHLSRVMAKLGASRRAEAVAIAYDRGLLAAPSSSS from the coding sequence ATGCACCTCGTGCCCCGTCTTGGCTCCGGAATCCCGATCGTCGCCCGCACACAGGAGATGCGGCAGCTCCGCGCCGCCTTCGCCCGTGCAGAACGGGCTGAGGCCGGCGCGGTGCTGCTCTCCGGTGACGCCGGCGTCGGAAAGACCCGCCTGCTGACCGCGCTCGGCGAGTACGCCGCGGGCGCGGGCGCCCTGGTGCTCACCGGGCGCTGTATCGACGTCCATGAGGGCGGTCTTCCTTATCTTCCGTTCGCCGAGGCGCTCGCGCCGCTGGCGACGACCTCCGATCCCGCGGTCACCGCCGCGCTCCGGGCCCGGCCGGCGCTGGGCAGGCTGCTCCCGCAGATGCAGCAGGCGGAGGACTACCCCGCCATCGAAGACGGTCAGCTCACCGCGAGCGAACGGATGTCGACGCAACGGCTCGGGCCCGAACAGGACCTCGGCCAGCTCCAGCTGTTCGACGCGGTACTGGGGGTGCTGACCGTCATCGCTCAGCGCCGGCCCGTGGTGATCCTCCTGGAGGACCTGCACTGGGCCGACGGCTCCACCCGGAACCTGCTGTCCTTCCTCTTGACGAGGCTGCGCACCCAGCGGCTGCTGGTGGTGGCGAGCTATCGCGAGGAGGACGTGCACCGGCGGCATCCGCTGCGGGCGCTGCTGTCCGAGGTGGTGCGGCTGGGCGCGGTCGAACGCGTCGAGGTCAAACCGTTCGGCGCCGAGGACGCGCGCGCCTTCGTCGAAGCGCTGGCCGACGAGCCGATCGGCCAGGACATGATCGCCGACATCGTCGCCCGGTCCGAAGGCAATCCGTTCTTCGTCGAGGAGCTGCTCGCGTCCGCGAAGGACTGCCGTGAGCTTCCCGCCGGGCTGGCCGAAGTGCTCCTCGCCAGGGTGGAGCAGCTCTCCCAGATCACCCGCCGGGTGCTGCGCGTGGTCTCGGTCGCCAAGGACGCGGTGGCGCACGCCGCGCTCGCCGAGATCTCCGGGCTGGACGAGCTCGAACTCGACGAGGCGCTGCGCGAGGCCGTGCAGCATCACGTCTTGGTGATCGAGAACGGTTTCTACACCTTCCGCCACGCGCTGCTGCAGGAAGCGGTGTACGGCGACCTCCTGCCGGGGGAGCGGGTACGCATGCACGCGGCGTACGCGGCGCGGATCCGGAACCGGACACAGGGCCGGGGCCAGGACGCGAGGCTCGCGCACCACAGCCTGGAGAGCAAGGATTTCGTCACCGCGCTGGCCGCGTTGCTGCGCGCGATGGACGAGGCGGAGAAGCTGGGCGCGCCCGGTTCCGCGCTGCGGCACGTCGAGCAGGCACTGTCCATCTGGGACGCCGTGCCCGCGGCGGACCGGCCGTCGGACGTCGACGAGCTGCGCCTCCTGCACGAGGCGTCGTATTTCGCGAGCACGTCGGGGGAGCCGGAGCGCGCGGTCGCCTACTCGCGGTCCGCGACCGAGGCCCTCGGCCCGGACACCGGCAACGAGCGGGCCGCCAAGGTCTGGCGACGGCACGCGGAGGCGCTGCTTTCGGTCGACGGCACGATCGACGAGGTCGTCGAGGCGATCGACAAGGCCTGGGAGCTGGTCGAACACACCGAGGCGAGTGCCGCGCGGGCGTGGGTGCTCGCCACCCGCGCCGGGATCCTGCGGCTGATCGACAGGCACGACGAGGCGCTGCAGTGCGCGCTGGCCGCGGTCGCCGACGCCAGGGCAGTCGGCGCGGGCGGAGCGGAGGCGGCGGCGCTGGTCTCGCTCGGGACGCTGGCCGATTCGGCGGGCGATGTCGAGCAGGCGCGGGAGCGGCTGCGCGAGGCCGAGCGGAAGGCCAGGGATTCCGGTGCGCTCAACGGCGAACTGCGGGCCCTGCACTTCCTCGGGCTGAGCTACGACGACCGGGCCGAGATCCGTTCCGCGCTGAAGTACTACGCCAAGGGCATCCAGCGGGCCAAGGAGACCGGGCTGACCTGGAGCTCGTTCGGCATCGAGCTGCGGACCAAGCACCTCACGCTGCGGTATGTCAGCGGGGACTGGCCGGAAGACGACGACGCCGGCCGCGCGGGCCGCGGGGTGTCGAGTGTCGTCGCCGGACGGTTCCTGGGGATCTGGGCGCAGTTCGTCGTCGGCCGGGGCCGGTTCGCGGACGCGGACAAGATCCTGCCGAGCCTGCGTCAGCACTGGAGCGCGGATTACTCGATCGCGCTCGCGTCCGCCGACGCCGCGATCCAGCTCGCGTCCTGGCGCCGGGATCACGCGGGGGCGGTGCGGCAGGCACAGGAACTGATCGACTGGCTCGAAGAGGTCGAACCCGCGGTCCTCGGCGGGATCCGGATCAGCGTGCACGGTCTCACGGCGGCCGTCGCGCAGGCCGCCGAAGCACGGGTGCGCGGCGATCTGGCGACGGCCGAGGCCGCGGTGGAAGCGGGTGAGAAACTGCTCGCCCACGGCCGCCACTGCGCCGAGCACGGCATCCCGCGTTCGGTGTCGCTGGGTCCGGAGGCGCTGGCGTGGCTCGCCCGGCTGGAGGCACTCGGTGCGTGCCTGCGCGGCGCGGGGGATCCGGCGTTGTGGGCGAAGGCGGTCGAGGCGTTCGGGTATGGCGCGGTGTACGAGCAGGCCATGTGCCGCCTGCAGCACGCGAAGTCCTTGCTGGCGTCGGACGGCGACACCGCGCTCGCCGCGTCGGAGCTGCTGGCCGCGCACGAGGTGGCCGATCGGCTGGGCGCGTGCCCGTTGCGTGAAGCCGTCCGGGAGCTCAGCCACCGGGCACGGGTCGAGCTGCCCGGGGAAGCCTTGCCGCCGCGCCGTGACGTCGTCGACCCGCTCACCGACCGCGAGCGCGACGTGCTGGAGCGCGTCGCGCTCGGCCGGACCAACCGGCAGGTCGGCGAAGAGCTGTACATCAGCGAGAAGACGGTGAGCGTCCACCTCTCGCGCGTGATGGCGAAACTAGGCGCGAGCCGCCGGGCCGAGGCCGTCGCGATCGCCTACGACCGGGGCCTCCTGGCCGCACCGTCTTCGTCCTCCTAG